A single region of the Lactobacillus xylocopicola genome encodes:
- a CDS encoding glycosyltransferase family 2 protein, giving the protein MIQQPELTVIMPVYNLEKYLGRALDHLAKQDNANFKLLIVNDGSTDNTRKVAESYRDQFRYFKIINKTNGGLSDARNVGLAHVDTPYFTFHDGDDWVAPSYTDFFVRAFHEHPDAAMVSCGFWIDYENKEGSVQVGRKVACGMKRKASAYRLIVNFVGSLFNNRICPSPVKGYTWNKGYRLAIVQQNHLSFMKNLAFMEDQIFTVQYLAASSGFYCDNQPLYHYWQRKDSMVHNYSLKMIPDNFKTNYIVGKIILKDLWQERRKKKPISEQELAEVTERNQQ; this is encoded by the coding sequence ATGATTCAGCAACCTGAATTGACGGTTATCATGCCAGTTTATAACCTTGAAAAGTACCTGGGTCGAGCTTTGGACCACTTAGCTAAGCAAGACAATGCCAACTTTAAGTTATTAATTGTCAATGATGGCTCAACGGACAATACCAGAAAAGTAGCAGAGAGCTACCGTGATCAGTTCCGTTATTTTAAAATCATTAATAAAACAAATGGTGGGTTGTCAGATGCCCGTAATGTCGGTCTGGCTCACGTGGATACTCCATATTTTACTTTTCATGATGGAGATGATTGGGTTGCCCCCAGCTACACGGATTTCTTTGTGCGGGCCTTTCATGAACATCCAGACGCTGCCATGGTTTCGTGTGGTTTTTGGATAGATTATGAGAATAAGGAAGGCTCAGTACAGGTTGGCAGAAAAGTTGCTTGTGGAATGAAGCGTAAGGCGAGTGCGTATCGCTTAATTGTCAACTTTGTAGGCTCACTATTTAACAACCGGATTTGCCCTTCTCCCGTTAAAGGCTATACCTGGAATAAGGGTTATCGACTTGCAATTGTGCAGCAAAACCACCTATCTTTCATGAAAAATTTAGCTTTTATGGAAGATCAAATTTTCACTGTCCAATATTTAGCTGCAAGTAGCGGTTTTTATTGTGATAATCAGCCGCTATATCATTACTGGCAGCGTAAGGACAGTATGGTTCATAACTATAGCCTAAAAATGATTCCAGATAATTTTAAAACTAATTACATTGTGGGTAAAATTATCCTGAAAGATCTGTGGCAAGAACGCAGAAAGAAGAAACCTATTTCAGAGCAAGAACTTGCTGAGGTCACTGAGAGGAACCAGCAATGA
- a CDS encoding alpha/beta fold hydrolase, with the protein MIEKVNGTELYYSKLGKGQPLLLLHGHHLDGGMFDKIVAPLALYYTVYVLDMRGHGLSRGESAQHYQTEVADLAAFVKQVGIRGCYCFGFDAGGLVAMMLASQDQQIFKKLMVAGVFVNGNGIRPYHYLTEGFLRFLQMNRDSQVELTESFMSVDSLKAIAIPTYCVVGEKDWVKVEHVRWYSQIMLHGQLLIMPRQKHDSYVVDSFKLLDLMEEFFK; encoded by the coding sequence ATGATTGAAAAAGTTAATGGGACCGAGCTTTATTACAGTAAACTAGGTAAGGGCCAGCCACTGTTATTGTTGCACGGCCACCACTTGGATGGTGGCATGTTTGATAAGATTGTTGCGCCCTTGGCCCTGTATTACACAGTTTATGTGCTCGATATGCGAGGCCATGGACTTAGTCGGGGCGAGAGTGCTCAACACTATCAGACTGAAGTTGCCGACCTGGCTGCTTTCGTTAAGCAGGTGGGGATTAGGGGCTGTTACTGTTTTGGTTTTGATGCTGGCGGCCTTGTTGCAATGATGCTAGCCAGTCAGGACCAGCAGATTTTCAAAAAGTTGATGGTTGCTGGTGTTTTTGTCAATGGAAATGGTATTAGACCGTACCACTACTTAACTGAAGGCTTTTTGCGCTTTCTGCAGATGAACCGTGATAGCCAGGTCGAATTAACTGAAAGTTTTATGTCAGTTGATAGTTTGAAGGCAATTGCAATTCCAACCTACTGTGTTGTCGGCGAAAAAGACTGGGTTAAGGTTGAGCATGTGCGCTGGTACAGCCAGATCATGCTGCATGGCCAGCTGCTGATTATGCCCCGTCAAAAGCATGACAGCTACGTAGTCGATAGTTTTAAGCTATTGGATTTAATGGAAGAATTTTTTAAATAA
- a CDS encoding ribose-phosphate diphosphokinase, whose amino-acid sequence MNKEEILQLLHPMKVIGLGGNPALNEKIATILKKPLIETAVQHFSDGEIQVNIGESVRGCDVFVIQSIQDPVNENFMELEIVLDALHRASAHRINVVVPYLAYSRSDTKTRSREPITGKLVANLLQITGMDHLIVLDLHAAQIQGFYNVPVDHLHAMPLLAQYFLDNGIATKEDDNIVVVSPDHSGAKLARNFGQFFNAPIAIVDQRHARYDADVHDMIGNVKGKKCIIVDDLIDTGSRISSSTKSVLAAGAEKVYVAATHALLSQNATEILNGLPIEQIVVTDTIKHNRYPDRMVRISVDLLLARGINYVYNDRSMHLLSESELK is encoded by the coding sequence ATGAACAAAGAAGAAATTCTTCAATTGTTGCATCCAATGAAAGTGATTGGACTGGGCGGAAATCCCGCGTTAAACGAGAAAATTGCCACTATTTTGAAAAAACCACTGATTGAAACTGCGGTGCAGCATTTTAGTGACGGTGAGATTCAAGTTAACATTGGTGAGAGCGTCAGGGGCTGTGACGTCTTTGTTATTCAATCAATTCAAGACCCAGTGAATGAAAACTTTATGGAACTAGAAATAGTACTGGATGCATTGCATCGGGCCTCAGCGCATCGGATTAATGTGGTGGTACCATATCTAGCCTATTCCCGTTCAGATACCAAAACCAGATCACGTGAGCCAATTACAGGTAAGTTGGTTGCTAACTTGTTGCAAATTACCGGCATGGACCACTTAATTGTACTCGACTTGCATGCTGCCCAAATACAGGGCTTTTACAATGTTCCAGTTGACCATTTGCATGCAATGCCGCTCTTAGCTCAATATTTTCTCGATAATGGAATTGCTACCAAAGAAGACGATAACATTGTCGTAGTTTCACCGGATCATTCTGGTGCTAAGCTGGCACGTAACTTTGGGCAGTTCTTTAATGCTCCGATTGCAATTGTGGATCAGCGTCATGCGCGTTATGATGCCGATGTTCATGACATGATTGGTAACGTCAAGGGCAAGAAATGTATCATTGTTGATGACTTAATTGATACAGGCTCACGCATTTCTTCTTCCACCAAGTCAGTTTTGGCTGCAGGCGCCGAAAAGGTTTACGTTGCGGCTACGCACGCCCTGTTATCGCAAAATGCTACTGAGATTCTCAATGGGTTGCCCATTGAACAAATTGTGGTTACCGATACAATCAAGCATAACCGCTATCCTGATCGCATGGTCCGCATCTCAGTTGACTTACTTTTAGCGCGCGGCATTAACTATGTCTATAATGACCGTTCGATGCACTTACTGAGCGAAAGTGAACTAAAATAA
- a CDS encoding TetR/AcrR family transcriptional regulator, which translates to MARRKNYKRRRIILGNTLSLIRENGLDNVSFQMIAEKSGISKSLLQSYYPYKAKLIDDVVRNILNTLDGEVKKLNYRDGDKVCARTKAFIYTIAKLGIYDQGLKRIITEVFSSNETLDIWSGMLNGWIKENQIFDSSFFDLNDVQHGIAFVVTGAGRLFYDRKEFDLNAEQLADYATSSLMYSFLHSAPKQIDQALKDGHEIISVIDIKDIHHAIDTMFDEDKEIVC; encoded by the coding sequence ATGGCTCGACGGAAAAACTATAAAAGAAGACGAATTATCTTGGGTAACACGCTCTCGTTGATTAGAGAAAATGGATTAGATAATGTCTCTTTCCAGATGATTGCGGAGAAATCTGGAATTTCAAAATCGTTGTTGCAATCATACTATCCATATAAGGCAAAATTAATTGATGATGTTGTGCGCAATATCCTCAATACTCTGGACGGAGAAGTTAAAAAGCTCAATTATCGTGATGGTGACAAAGTTTGCGCCCGGACCAAGGCTTTCATCTATACAATTGCGAAGCTCGGAATTTATGATCAGGGCTTGAAGCGGATCATTACCGAAGTTTTTAGCAGTAACGAAACTCTTGATATCTGGAGCGGGATGCTGAATGGTTGGATTAAGGAAAATCAGATTTTTGATAGCTCCTTCTTTGACCTCAATGATGTACAGCACGGTATTGCTTTTGTGGTTACTGGAGCAGGCCGCCTGTTTTATGATCGCAAAGAGTTTGATTTGAATGCGGAACAGCTGGCAGACTATGCTACTAGCTCTTTGATGTATAGTTTTCTGCATTCTGCCCCAAAGCAAATCGACCAAGCACTTAAAGACGGACATGAAATTATTTCTGTGATTGACATCAAAGATATTCATCATGCAATTGATACAATGTTTGATGAAGACAAGGAAATTGTCTGTTAG
- a CDS encoding LysR family transcriptional regulator translates to MNNPEELQHFLDVLLKESSFTRAAKELFISQPYLTQLIGRIERNLGVKIIERSKPPYTLTPAGLIYYHYLESISYDKQQLNRRLASYTNPKQQVIRIGILESLGTYLLPELLPQFLQNNPQVSIQLVEDFPRESEKRLLNGEIDCYIGQTPEAINSSLDVVINGGERYYVVISPASPYYQAGRFILDPGELNLRDLLQEPLVLSAAGSAVRHQVNGLFQRLRIEGNIVMESKSVITATNLAIHGIGLTISSASIIKRIAQTPINLFPLDSSILNLIFFIATRHSVETSPALQNLVTIFKHKNLQPKIT, encoded by the coding sequence ATGAACAATCCAGAAGAATTGCAGCATTTCTTAGATGTCTTGCTCAAAGAGAGCAGCTTTACCAGAGCGGCTAAAGAGCTTTTTATCTCGCAACCATATCTTACCCAACTAATTGGCCGGATTGAGCGCAATCTTGGCGTCAAAATAATTGAGCGTAGTAAACCGCCTTATACCTTAACTCCAGCCGGCTTAATCTATTACCACTACCTCGAAAGCATCTCCTATGACAAGCAACAACTAAATCGTCGCCTTGCTTCATACACTAACCCGAAGCAACAAGTTATCCGCATTGGTATCCTAGAAAGCTTGGGTACTTACCTGCTACCGGAACTCCTGCCCCAATTTCTGCAAAATAATCCGCAAGTCAGCATCCAATTAGTTGAGGATTTTCCGCGAGAAAGCGAAAAAAGGTTACTAAATGGGGAAATTGATTGTTACATTGGACAAACTCCAGAGGCCATTAACTCCAGTCTTGATGTTGTAATCAATGGCGGGGAACGCTATTACGTCGTAATCTCGCCCGCTTCCCCGTATTATCAAGCGGGACGCTTTATTCTTGATCCAGGCGAGCTCAATTTGAGAGACTTGTTACAAGAACCACTGGTCTTGAGTGCAGCTGGTTCGGCAGTCAGACACCAGGTTAATGGTCTCTTTCAGCGCTTAAGAATTGAGGGCAACATTGTCATGGAATCCAAGAGTGTGATCACAGCGACTAATCTGGCCATCCATGGCATTGGGCTAACTATTTCCTCAGCCAGTATTATCAAGCGGATTGCCCAGACTCCAATCAACCTTTTTCCTTTGGACAGTAGTATCCTCAACTTGATTTTCTTTATTGCAACTAGGCACTCCGTAGAGACTTCACCAGCCTTGCAGAACTTGGTCACTATCTTCAAGCATAAAAATTTACAACCTAAAATCACCTAG
- a CDS encoding FAD-dependent oxidoreductase yields MELKSGQYNVKAMGHGSEAMPMTVEINDNKITKITVDSASETKGVADEVFHRLPQEIVANQTLNLDAVSGATISSHGVIAGVAAAITQAGGDAAAWKHRPKPAVAQQQDEVITTDVVIVGAGGAGLAAAVRSIQHGEQVVILEKYPQVGGNTSRAGGPLNAADPEWQGKFAALPGEKETLEELAALPLDQIDPEYQEDFEQLQAQIKDYVATGADHLFDSTLLHEIQTYLGGKRTDLKGNEIHGKYNLVHELVTNALNSVKWLTDLGVKFDNSEVTEPVGGLWRRGHKPVEPMGYAYIHILGDWVKNHGVEPHLETQAEHLIIEHDKVCGVIATRADGSMLTVHAKAVILTAGGFGANTKMVQKFNTYWTSIADDIATTNSPAITGDGIRLGLEAGADLFGMGFIQLMPVSDPQTGELFTGLQTPPANFIMVNQKGQRFVNEFAERDTLAKAAIDNGGLFYLIADDQIKETAYNTSQAAIDAQVKAGSLLKADTLTELAQKAGMDPDTLVKTIKTYNHAVDQKNDPEFHKNVFGLKCEVAPFYATPRKPAIHHTMGGLTIDPQARVLNPAGQIISGLYSAGENAGGLHAGNRLGGNSLADIFTFGRIAANTAYEESQDLDAASAASQN; encoded by the coding sequence ATGGAACTAAAAAGTGGTCAATACAATGTCAAGGCGATGGGACACGGATCTGAAGCCATGCCGATGACGGTGGAAATTAATGATAATAAAATTACTAAGATCACGGTTGATTCAGCTAGCGAGACTAAGGGCGTGGCGGATGAGGTTTTTCACCGACTCCCCCAAGAGATTGTCGCCAACCAAACGCTCAACCTTGATGCGGTCAGCGGTGCCACCATTTCTAGCCACGGCGTGATCGCTGGTGTAGCCGCTGCAATTACCCAAGCCGGTGGTGATGCTGCCGCTTGGAAGCACCGGCCAAAACCGGCCGTTGCTCAACAGCAAGACGAAGTGATAACCACTGATGTGGTTATTGTTGGTGCCGGTGGTGCTGGCCTGGCTGCAGCGGTGCGCTCTATTCAACACGGTGAACAGGTCGTCATCCTTGAAAAATACCCACAAGTTGGCGGCAACACAAGCCGGGCTGGTGGTCCTCTGAATGCAGCTGATCCAGAGTGGCAGGGCAAGTTCGCGGCTCTGCCTGGTGAAAAAGAAACTTTGGAGGAACTAGCAGCACTGCCGCTCGATCAGATTGACCCAGAATACCAGGAAGACTTTGAGCAGTTGCAGGCACAAATCAAGGATTATGTGGCAACTGGGGCAGACCACTTATTTGATTCCACCCTCTTGCACGAAATCCAAACCTATCTTGGCGGAAAGCGCACCGACTTAAAAGGTAATGAAATTCACGGCAAGTATAACTTGGTCCATGAGTTAGTTACCAACGCTCTGAACTCGGTTAAGTGGCTGACGGATTTAGGCGTTAAGTTTGATAATAGTGAGGTTACCGAGCCGGTGGGCGGACTCTGGCGGCGCGGGCACAAACCGGTAGAACCGATGGGTTATGCCTACATTCATATCTTGGGCGATTGGGTGAAAAATCATGGCGTCGAACCACACCTGGAAACTCAAGCTGAGCACTTAATTATTGAGCACGACAAGGTCTGCGGCGTAATTGCCACCCGCGCTGACGGTAGTATGTTAACTGTCCACGCCAAGGCAGTGATTTTAACGGCCGGCGGCTTTGGCGCTAACACCAAGATGGTCCAAAAGTTCAATACGTACTGGACCAGCATTGCTGACGACATTGCTACCACCAATTCCCCTGCAATCACTGGCGATGGTATTCGACTAGGGCTTGAGGCTGGCGCTGACTTGTTCGGCATGGGCTTTATTCAGTTAATGCCCGTTTCTGATCCGCAGACGGGGGAATTATTTACCGGACTACAAACACCTCCAGCCAACTTCATCATGGTCAACCAAAAGGGCCAACGCTTCGTCAACGAGTTTGCCGAACGAGATACCTTGGCCAAGGCAGCGATTGACAATGGGGGCTTATTCTACCTGATTGCTGACGATCAGATTAAGGAAACTGCCTATAATACTAGTCAGGCAGCAATTGATGCCCAAGTCAAGGCTGGTTCCTTACTCAAGGCAGACACACTCACAGAACTAGCTCAAAAAGCAGGTATGGATCCAGACACTTTAGTTAAAACCATTAAAACTTACAACCACGCTGTCGACCAAAAAAATGATCCTGAATTCCACAAGAACGTCTTTGGTCTTAAGTGCGAAGTTGCACCTTTCTATGCCACACCAAGAAAGCCAGCCATCCACCACACCATGGGCGGGCTGACCATTGATCCCCAGGCCCGAGTTTTGAACCCAGCGGGACAAATCATTAGCGGCCTCTACTCAGCCGGTGAAAATGCCGGCGGGCTTCATGCCGGTAACCGTTTGGGGGGTAACTCACTTGCCGATATCTTCACCTTCGGCCGGATTGCTGCTAACACCGCTTATGAAGAAAGCCAGGACCTAGATGCAGCTAGCGCAGCTTCCCAAAATTAA
- a CDS encoding D-alanine--D-alanine ligase family protein codes for MTRKTQVGLIFGGNSSEYEVSIMSGHNIYSAIDKNKFEVHPIWITNSGYIASEEDAFKVLENPQYTVKNPHQAANIANLVELANLAEIDVFFPIVHGNLGEDGSLQGLFRVLDKAFVGDDVLSAAVTMDKEFTKILAQRVGVPVANWIAIKRFEYEDPSNDHDAYAKVSAKLGNDLFVKPANQGSSVGVHHVTTAKEYEAALADAFRYDDKVLVEETIHGTEVETAVLGNDQPQVSGVGQIINAEGTFYSYENKYDENSTTTLQIPAAIPPEIAEQVRTNALKIYQVTECSGFARIDSTLRASDQKVILTEVNALPGFTNISMYPKLFEQVGISYTALITKLIELGLERYEHKQTLLHKIGQ; via the coding sequence ATGACTAGGAAAACACAGGTTGGTCTTATTTTTGGTGGTAATTCATCTGAGTATGAAGTTTCAATTATGTCGGGCCACAACATTTATAGTGCGATCGATAAAAACAAGTTTGAAGTTCATCCGATTTGGATTACTAATTCAGGCTATATTGCTAGCGAAGAGGATGCATTCAAGGTACTTGAAAATCCGCAGTACACGGTTAAAAATCCCCATCAGGCAGCTAATATCGCCAACTTGGTGGAGTTAGCCAACTTGGCTGAAATTGATGTTTTCTTTCCGATTGTTCACGGCAATCTAGGCGAAGATGGCAGTTTGCAAGGCCTTTTTCGCGTGCTGGACAAGGCCTTTGTCGGTGATGATGTATTGTCTGCCGCGGTAACGATGGATAAGGAATTCACTAAAATTCTGGCCCAACGAGTTGGTGTGCCTGTAGCGAATTGGATTGCGATTAAACGGTTTGAATATGAAGATCCAAGCAATGATCACGATGCGTATGCTAAAGTTAGTGCCAAATTAGGTAATGACCTCTTTGTTAAGCCTGCTAACCAAGGCTCGTCCGTTGGCGTACACCATGTAACTACTGCCAAGGAGTATGAAGCAGCTTTGGCTGATGCATTTAGATATGACGACAAGGTTTTGGTCGAAGAGACTATCCACGGCACTGAAGTTGAGACTGCGGTGTTGGGCAATGACCAACCGCAAGTTTCAGGGGTGGGTCAAATTATCAACGCTGAGGGTACTTTTTACAGTTATGAAAACAAGTACGATGAAAATTCAACTACAACTTTGCAGATTCCGGCTGCTATTCCGCCCGAGATTGCAGAGCAGGTTAGGACCAATGCCCTGAAAATTTACCAGGTAACAGAGTGTAGTGGGTTTGCGCGAATTGATTCGACGTTGCGTGCAAGCGATCAGAAGGTTATCTTGACCGAGGTCAATGCCCTGCCAGGATTTACTAATATCAGCATGTATCCTAAACTTTTTGAGCAAGTAGGTATTTCCTATACCGCTTTGATTACCAAACTGATTGAATTGGGATTAGAGCGATATGAGCATAAACAGACCTTGTTGCACAAGATTGGTCAATAA
- a CDS encoding transcriptional regulator, with translation MTSDKHHFEELTAPAATAKELQISVATLRKYSLIVERVTGKADYYVRTKQKARLYSKQDLQDLKDFHQLAQEHGLTLQEAAQQVFAVSDQNTKTEAEDKGAKQEVMSTPQMTKLLNAFQQTIEQQNTELANLHQQLDRIEKQNQELLENQQTAVDSEKLAALPDISGIVSETGLEAEVPVERPLTATEKRAQVMQDEQKPSDQVHEEILSKAKENAEKIANDHRTLADMQVEPTKQHWWHRFIDM, from the coding sequence ATGACTAGTGACAAGCATCATTTTGAAGAATTAACCGCGCCGGCGGCGACTGCCAAAGAGTTGCAGATTAGTGTTGCGACCTTACGTAAGTATTCGCTTATCGTTGAGCGCGTTACCGGTAAAGCAGATTATTACGTCAGAACCAAGCAGAAAGCCCGGTTATACAGCAAGCAAGACTTGCAGGATTTAAAGGACTTTCATCAGTTGGCTCAAGAGCATGGTCTAACCTTGCAAGAGGCGGCCCAGCAAGTTTTTGCAGTTAGTGACCAGAATACAAAAACTGAAGCTGAAGACAAGGGCGCAAAACAGGAAGTAATGTCGACACCGCAAATGACCAAATTGCTTAATGCCTTCCAACAAACAATTGAGCAGCAAAATACGGAACTGGCTAATTTGCACCAGCAGTTAGACCGGATTGAAAAGCAAAATCAAGAACTCCTTGAAAACCAGCAAACTGCCGTTGATTCAGAAAAGTTGGCTGCCCTGCCGGATATTTCGGGGATTGTGAGTGAAACCGGCCTTGAGGCTGAAGTGCCAGTAGAGCGGCCGCTGACTGCAACCGAGAAGCGGGCTCAAGTTATGCAAGACGAACAAAAGCCTAGCGACCAAGTACACGAAGAAATTTTGTCTAAGGCCAAGGAAAATGCTGAAAAAATTGCTAATGACCACCGAACTTTAGCGGATATGCAGGTAGAACCAACAAAGCAGCATTGGTGGCATCGCTTTATTGATATGTAA
- a CDS encoding YibE/F family protein has protein sequence MNKIKHRHLLALVVAVIGLVLTAGTYFATNIYVKDDVAVITDKTIKDTLVEKSTDVYGNKDETRKQVLHLKVLSGEHQGRHFTTQNFYYPSQLVTQKYRAGQRIFVNIKKGEPAIQNPKRDWVLVLALTVTAALLIAVSGKKALGLIASMTLSWVLFYLVIMLNIKLNGSYIVLLFGVADVVFSFFSLLLVQGFNRKMLATWAATLLGVFVSFVLCYVIMRLTGESEIKYETGDYATQDPRGIFLAQTLLGILGAVMDEATDIVSSLYELVQTTTDLTAKQLINSGRTMGQEIMGPLINVLVLIFMSEALPQTIIYLRDNNSLKSAFGFTLSLGVTQSVISAIGIVLTVVFATGCSLWFLENKPAKVGE, from the coding sequence ATGAACAAGATTAAGCATCGCCATTTGCTTGCACTAGTTGTGGCCGTTATTGGACTGGTGTTAACAGCCGGGACTTACTTTGCCACTAATATTTATGTCAAAGATGATGTGGCGGTTATTACCGACAAGACAATCAAAGATACACTGGTGGAAAAAAGTACAGATGTCTATGGTAATAAGGATGAAACCAGAAAACAAGTCTTACACTTAAAGGTCTTATCAGGAGAGCACCAGGGTCGGCACTTTACGACGCAAAACTTTTACTATCCGTCCCAGCTAGTAACGCAAAAATATCGAGCGGGTCAGCGGATTTTTGTTAATATCAAAAAAGGTGAACCCGCCATCCAAAATCCGAAACGAGACTGGGTATTGGTGCTGGCGCTGACCGTTACAGCGGCTTTATTAATTGCCGTTTCAGGCAAAAAAGCGCTCGGTCTAATTGCTTCTATGACGCTGAGCTGGGTGCTCTTCTACCTGGTTATTATGCTGAACATTAAATTAAACGGTTCTTACATTGTCTTACTATTTGGTGTTGCCGATGTGGTCTTCTCCTTCTTCAGTCTACTGCTGGTACAGGGCTTTAATCGCAAGATGCTGGCAACCTGGGCCGCGACCCTGCTGGGGGTGTTTGTGTCGTTTGTTTTGTGTTATGTGATTATGCGCCTGACGGGCGAGTCTGAAATCAAGTATGAGACAGGTGACTATGCTACCCAAGATCCGCGCGGGATCTTCTTAGCCCAAACGCTATTGGGTATACTGGGTGCGGTTATGGATGAGGCAACGGATATCGTTTCCAGTCTGTATGAGTTAGTCCAGACTACGACAGACCTGACTGCCAAGCAATTAATTAATAGTGGGCGGACCATGGGGCAAGAGATCATGGGTCCGCTAATCAATGTTTTAGTGTTGATTTTTATGTCGGAAGCTTTGCCGCAGACAATTATTTATTTGCGCGATAATAACAGCCTTAAATCGGCCTTTGGTTTTACGTTGTCATTAGGGGTCACCCAGAGTGTTATTTCTGCCATTGGGATTGTTTTGACCGTGGTCTTTGCGACGGGTTGCAGTCTTTGGTTTTTGGAAAATAAACCAGCAAAGGTGGGTGAATAA
- a CDS encoding YibE/F family protein, translating to MSTLTALLIVLAVLMAVVGGETGIRSFFSVLINTLLLILLAVFISWGISIPILILIFIPLKLVTIIFLGTHDYLVAKNSFFSALWICLTVSVLILGFEWLAQAAGLGPEAGEMLVGLSQMPGLSYPLIAVAVAIFSMLGAVAEAAVAMSSGLLEIKKHKPEISTAELRASGVKIGDDVLGTAMNTILFGMFGSFLSLFLWYIRLNYTLGEVLNEKMFVNEALIILYSLIGVLLTVPLSTALITRAMAKNKVKK from the coding sequence ATGAGCACGTTAACAGCCTTATTAATTGTCCTAGCCGTCTTGATGGCTGTGGTTGGTGGTGAAACTGGAATTCGCAGTTTTTTCAGTGTCTTGATTAATACTTTACTACTAATTTTATTGGCCGTTTTTATTTCTTGGGGAATCAGTATTCCCATTCTCATTCTAATTTTTATTCCGCTAAAGCTGGTGACGATAATCTTCTTAGGTACACATGACTATCTAGTTGCCAAAAATTCCTTTTTTTCGGCATTGTGGATTTGCTTGACGGTCAGTGTACTGATTCTGGGCTTTGAGTGGTTGGCTCAAGCGGCCGGTTTGGGACCGGAGGCCGGTGAAATGCTGGTGGGCTTATCACAGATGCCAGGCCTTAGTTATCCCTTGATTGCAGTTGCGGTGGCAATTTTTTCAATGCTCGGTGCGGTTGCGGAGGCAGCCGTCGCAATGAGTTCGGGTTTGCTTGAAATCAAGAAGCACAAGCCGGAGATTTCGACTGCAGAATTACGGGCAAGTGGAGTTAAGATTGGCGATGACGTTTTGGGCACGGCCATGAATACGATTTTGTTTGGGATGTTTGGCAGCTTCTTATCGCTGTTTTTATGGTATATCCGCTTAAACTATACCTTGGGTGAGGTTTTGAACGAAAAAATGTTTGTTAATGAAGCGCTAATTATCTTGTATTCACTCATTGGTGTATTATTAACAGTACCATTATCAACCGCCTTGATCACAAGAGCAATGGCAAAAAATAAGGTGAAAAAATGA
- a CDS encoding alpha/beta hydrolase, whose protein sequence is MKVTDLTLTNFNGRKFKVHTYTLATIGDLVTPQHPLAIVIPGGSFDHLSKREGEPVALAFNNYGFNSVVMEYNLVQEGDIYPDAGLDVLTTIKYFRDHAAEYQIDPEKIVTIGFSAGGHVASFANSMANAAAYQEQFAFKQVDVLPNKTILGYPLINLAKLGFEVPEGEVDLVPEDEFIKNSSLGVTSDTPATFIFHAWDDPIVLVTNTLEYVTALHDQNVPCEVHLFNRGGHGFSLGRTDMVVKGQEWQDNPHAAHWFDLAQEWLASEWQ, encoded by the coding sequence ATGAAAGTAACAGATTTAACATTAACTAACTTTAATGGACGTAAGTTCAAGGTTCATACCTACACTTTGGCGACAATTGGTGACTTGGTTACCCCCCAGCATCCACTGGCAATTGTGATTCCAGGTGGCAGCTTCGATCACCTCTCCAAGCGAGAGGGCGAACCCGTTGCACTTGCCTTTAACAATTATGGTTTCAATAGTGTGGTAATGGAATACAACTTGGTGCAGGAAGGAGACATTTACCCTGATGCGGGGCTTGATGTCTTAACGACGATCAAGTATTTCCGCGACCACGCCGCAGAATACCAGATTGATCCAGAAAAGATTGTGACCATTGGCTTCTCAGCTGGCGGCCATGTTGCAAGCTTTGCCAATAGCATGGCTAATGCCGCTGCTTATCAAGAACAGTTTGCCTTTAAGCAAGTAGATGTGTTGCCCAATAAGACCATTTTAGGTTATCCTTTGATTAACTTGGCTAAGTTGGGCTTTGAAGTTCCGGAAGGAGAAGTGGATCTGGTACCGGAGGATGAATTTATTAAAAACAGCTCGTTAGGGGTCACAAGTGACACACCGGCGACCTTCATCTTTCATGCTTGGGATGATCCAATTGTTTTAGTCACTAATACGTTGGAATATGTCACTGCTCTCCATGACCAAAACGTACCGTGCGAGGTTCATCTCTTTAACCGGGGCGGCCATGGTTTTTCGCTTGGCCGCACGGATATGGTCGTTAAGGGACAGGAGTGGCAAGATAATCCGCATGCCGCCCACTGGTTTGACCTGGCCCAAGAATGGCTGGCCAGCGAGTGGCAGTGA